Proteins from a single region of Xenopus laevis strain J_2021 chromosome 9_10S, Xenopus_laevis_v10.1, whole genome shotgun sequence:
- the nol4l.S gene encoding nucleolar protein 4-like isoform X2 produces MNENTWLEKCASPSEEENMPSPHKLTGPEEDESSSESCNGNVFSILNPSTTLASVAHDGSLPDINGNSANSLLKLSATSEDQPINLSDKMHSSPSVPPYTADSDALRNRGKYTLKATSESPPYSSGSYDSIKTEVSGGAEDLSVSRTPAGDDDDEDDHEDNDRITDSEGLDPERLKAFNMFVRLFVDENLDRMVPISKQPKEKIQAIIESCSRQFPEFQERARKRIRTYLKSCRRMKKNGMEMARPTPPHLTSAMAENILAAACENESRKAAKRMRLEIYQAPQDEISLEKPTGLTQSSYSLPSATYSQDPVYMNGSLHYSYRGYGAAPTSLPSGNHCNGPTDLSLKGLASGSTHPSATSRVMPCAQLSPTEIGAVRQLIAGYRESAAFLLRSADELENLILQQN; encoded by the exons ATGAATGAGAACACATGGCTGGAGAAGTGTGCGAGTCCGAGTGAGGAGGAAAACATGCCGAGTCCCCACAAGCTCACAGGCCCAGAGGAGG ATGAATCCTCATCGGAGAGCTGTAATGGGAATGTATTTTCCATACTGAATCCATCCACCACTTTGGCCAGTGTTGCCCATGATGGATCCCTGCCTGACATTAATGGGAATTCCGCTAATTCCCTTCTGAAACTCAGTGCAACTTCCGAAGATCAGCCCATAAATCTTAGCGATAAAATGCATTCATCCCCGAGTGTCCCACCATATACAGCCGACAGTGATGCACTGAGGAACCGTGGAAAATACACTCTCAAAGCTACCTCTGAG TCGCCACCTTACAGTTCTGGAAGTTACGACTCCATTAAGACAGAAGTGAGTGGCGGCGCAGAAGATCTGAGCGTTAGTAGAACTCCTGCAGGAGATGACGATGATGAAGATGACCATGAAGATAACGATCGTATCACAGACTCGGAAGGGCTGGACCCCGAGCGTCTAAAAGCTTTTAAT ATGTTTGTGCGTCTCTTTGTGGATGAAAATCTTGACCGAATGGTTCCAATTTCCAAACAACCAAAGGAGAAGATTCAGGCCATCATTGAGTCCTGCAGTCGCCAGTTTCCAGAATTCCAGGAGCGTGCCAGGAAGCGCATCCGAACGTACTTGAAATCCTGCCGGCGTATGAAGAAGAATGGCATGGAGATG GCCAGACCTACACCCCCTCATCTGACCTCCGCTATGGCTGAGAATATTCTGGCGGCTGCCTGTGAGAATGAGTCCCGAAAAGCAGCCAAAAGAATGAGACTGGAGATTTATCAGGCTCCTCAG GATGAAATTTCTCTGGAGAAACCCACTGGACTGACACAATCCTCATACTCGCTACCTTCTGCCACTTACAGTCAGGACCCTGTGTACATGAATGGGAGTCTCCACTATTCTTATCGTGGATATGGAGCGGCCCCCACCTCACTGCCAAGTGGAAATCACTGCAACG GTCCCACTGATCTCAGTCTGAAAGGCCTGGCTTCAGGTAGCACCCACCCTTCTGCTACCAGCAGAGTGATGCCATGTGCCCAACTAAGCCCAACTGAGATTGGTGCTGTGCGACAGCTGATTGCCGGATACCGAGAATCCGCAGCTTTCCTCTTGCGCTCTGCCGATGAACTGGAGAACTTGATATTGCAGCAGAATTGA
- the nol4l.S gene encoding nucleolar protein 4-like isoform X1, protein MRFAALGFLDMNENTWLEKCASPSEEENMPSPHKLTGPEEDESSSESCNGNVFSILNPSTTLASVAHDGSLPDINGNSANSLLKLSATSEDQPINLSDKMHSSPSVPPYTADSDALRNRGKYTLKATSESPPYSSGSYDSIKTEVSGGAEDLSVSRTPAGDDDDEDDHEDNDRITDSEGLDPERLKAFNMFVRLFVDENLDRMVPISKQPKEKIQAIIESCSRQFPEFQERARKRIRTYLKSCRRMKKNGMEMARPTPPHLTSAMAENILAAACENESRKAAKRMRLEIYQAPQDEISLEKPTGLTQSSYSLPSATYSQDPVYMNGSLHYSYRGYGAAPTSLPSGNHCNGPTDLSLKGLASGSTHPSATSRVMPCAQLSPTEIGAVRQLIAGYRESAAFLLRSADELENLILQQN, encoded by the exons atgagatTTGCGGCGTTGGGCTTTTTA GATATGAATGAGAACACATGGCTGGAGAAGTGTGCGAGTCCGAGTGAGGAGGAAAACATGCCGAGTCCCCACAAGCTCACAGGCCCAGAGGAGG ATGAATCCTCATCGGAGAGCTGTAATGGGAATGTATTTTCCATACTGAATCCATCCACCACTTTGGCCAGTGTTGCCCATGATGGATCCCTGCCTGACATTAATGGGAATTCCGCTAATTCCCTTCTGAAACTCAGTGCAACTTCCGAAGATCAGCCCATAAATCTTAGCGATAAAATGCATTCATCCCCGAGTGTCCCACCATATACAGCCGACAGTGATGCACTGAGGAACCGTGGAAAATACACTCTCAAAGCTACCTCTGAG TCGCCACCTTACAGTTCTGGAAGTTACGACTCCATTAAGACAGAAGTGAGTGGCGGCGCAGAAGATCTGAGCGTTAGTAGAACTCCTGCAGGAGATGACGATGATGAAGATGACCATGAAGATAACGATCGTATCACAGACTCGGAAGGGCTGGACCCCGAGCGTCTAAAAGCTTTTAAT ATGTTTGTGCGTCTCTTTGTGGATGAAAATCTTGACCGAATGGTTCCAATTTCCAAACAACCAAAGGAGAAGATTCAGGCCATCATTGAGTCCTGCAGTCGCCAGTTTCCAGAATTCCAGGAGCGTGCCAGGAAGCGCATCCGAACGTACTTGAAATCCTGCCGGCGTATGAAGAAGAATGGCATGGAGATG GCCAGACCTACACCCCCTCATCTGACCTCCGCTATGGCTGAGAATATTCTGGCGGCTGCCTGTGAGAATGAGTCCCGAAAAGCAGCCAAAAGAATGAGACTGGAGATTTATCAGGCTCCTCAG GATGAAATTTCTCTGGAGAAACCCACTGGACTGACACAATCCTCATACTCGCTACCTTCTGCCACTTACAGTCAGGACCCTGTGTACATGAATGGGAGTCTCCACTATTCTTATCGTGGATATGGAGCGGCCCCCACCTCACTGCCAAGTGGAAATCACTGCAACG GTCCCACTGATCTCAGTCTGAAAGGCCTGGCTTCAGGTAGCACCCACCCTTCTGCTACCAGCAGAGTGATGCCATGTGCCCAACTAAGCCCAACTGAGATTGGTGCTGTGCGACAGCTGATTGCCGGATACCGAGAATCCGCAGCTTTCCTCTTGCGCTCTGCCGATGAACTGGAGAACTTGATATTGCAGCAGAATTGA
- the nol4l.S gene encoding nucleolar protein 4-like isoform X3 has protein sequence MSTTSDEPVPTLSWIFYESSSESCNGNVFSILNPSTTLASVAHDGSLPDINGNSANSLLKLSATSEDQPINLSDKMHSSPSVPPYTADSDALRNRGKYTLKATSESPPYSSGSYDSIKTEVSGGAEDLSVSRTPAGDDDDEDDHEDNDRITDSEGLDPERLKAFNMFVRLFVDENLDRMVPISKQPKEKIQAIIESCSRQFPEFQERARKRIRTYLKSCRRMKKNGMEMARPTPPHLTSAMAENILAAACENESRKAAKRMRLEIYQAPQDEISLEKPTGLTQSSYSLPSATYSQDPVYMNGSLHYSYRGYGAAPTSLPSGNHCNGPTDLSLKGLASGSTHPSATSRVMPCAQLSPTEIGAVRQLIAGYRESAAFLLRSADELENLILQQN, from the exons ATGAGTACCACCTCTGATGAACCTGTACCTACACTTTCATGGATATTTT ATGAATCCTCATCGGAGAGCTGTAATGGGAATGTATTTTCCATACTGAATCCATCCACCACTTTGGCCAGTGTTGCCCATGATGGATCCCTGCCTGACATTAATGGGAATTCCGCTAATTCCCTTCTGAAACTCAGTGCAACTTCCGAAGATCAGCCCATAAATCTTAGCGATAAAATGCATTCATCCCCGAGTGTCCCACCATATACAGCCGACAGTGATGCACTGAGGAACCGTGGAAAATACACTCTCAAAGCTACCTCTGAG TCGCCACCTTACAGTTCTGGAAGTTACGACTCCATTAAGACAGAAGTGAGTGGCGGCGCAGAAGATCTGAGCGTTAGTAGAACTCCTGCAGGAGATGACGATGATGAAGATGACCATGAAGATAACGATCGTATCACAGACTCGGAAGGGCTGGACCCCGAGCGTCTAAAAGCTTTTAAT ATGTTTGTGCGTCTCTTTGTGGATGAAAATCTTGACCGAATGGTTCCAATTTCCAAACAACCAAAGGAGAAGATTCAGGCCATCATTGAGTCCTGCAGTCGCCAGTTTCCAGAATTCCAGGAGCGTGCCAGGAAGCGCATCCGAACGTACTTGAAATCCTGCCGGCGTATGAAGAAGAATGGCATGGAGATG GCCAGACCTACACCCCCTCATCTGACCTCCGCTATGGCTGAGAATATTCTGGCGGCTGCCTGTGAGAATGAGTCCCGAAAAGCAGCCAAAAGAATGAGACTGGAGATTTATCAGGCTCCTCAG GATGAAATTTCTCTGGAGAAACCCACTGGACTGACACAATCCTCATACTCGCTACCTTCTGCCACTTACAGTCAGGACCCTGTGTACATGAATGGGAGTCTCCACTATTCTTATCGTGGATATGGAGCGGCCCCCACCTCACTGCCAAGTGGAAATCACTGCAACG GTCCCACTGATCTCAGTCTGAAAGGCCTGGCTTCAGGTAGCACCCACCCTTCTGCTACCAGCAGAGTGATGCCATGTGCCCAACTAAGCCCAACTGAGATTGGTGCTGTGCGACAGCTGATTGCCGGATACCGAGAATCCGCAGCTTTCCTCTTGCGCTCTGCCGATGAACTGGAGAACTTGATATTGCAGCAGAATTGA